In the genome of Coraliomargarita algicola, one region contains:
- a CDS encoding sugar-binding domain-containing protein, with the protein MKFLIVVMLLLTGVLSVEAKSQFSESLRSEVCLNGTWKLQVDGIEQPADVRVPSSYAGQDQLWGHGHWDVWGYPTAWYDRAAVYRKTFLIPENLGNQRVLIHFGGVRHVVTVEVNGKEAGRWSDSYIPFAFDITDLVHAGENSMQVHIAKDKTCGLFEDYNQNRRGIYQDVHLQFVPEVRVTPDIYIQTSVINQEMTCEVPVRNDSEVPQTFGLRFKVIDANGTVVKNWSAKESMTVAPGAVETMTVSEPWENPHLWSLDDPNLYHLETEVVNADKHVLDRYSLRFGFREITWEGPHLFLNGNEIFLRGHGGHELGDLQHSKEYAELWIKQLKDQGMELMRLHDYPRDDALYDAADEMGFLFLSETAHHFRLPPMELQMAHTERMVKRLRNRPSVLMWSVANELHWRNFEEPVHLIELCRKLDPTRPAFNSDFSAYSLHGDVIAHHYKAEEIWNDWEKYGPDKVMVWDEIGNVWQHDRPLKTGPAGFEISSQDVATGIWRDGWEQMRSDIEVFANGKEMNGELYRVNAYIPWEFSYVFYRFQPLNNFQRFYPEYDDIEGEKGMKPLFINPCSTTHNLWDPTLPEFQPNAALYCFNEYLARVRFPDDSKERTFFSGQTLKQNGRLFYEDYRPADQVEFRVETPEGKVLNAVTRNVSLAAGEYVPEFASAWKLPVVDTMTPLRLVRQFSYQGEVGYRKVSEAKVFPTFQSVDLTLRKIAVVGTGLQRMFGGAGVPVADAEVIIAESMNSAWETLVAKGVRVLVLSAGDIAAGKQLSHHSMVPKAKQQGFTGPVENVALADGSTLAFGTPGKERSTITGRSFNVDQPVSGAWATFNLDASFDFSETGLIQLDYTIWLRPGEDGLAKSFARAGGAPFFRKTIRPMLSDSSGRWFVSGENDAGELTRDFPAAFRGSVAFDALRLSWEPVRLESGAVVTTGEKIAPDFRTVSAIGFVFEETNPGAPVQFTSISLRGGAKADASIQPGSVTHRLVAGLGQEDFAFWRGGSATRNMTVPPGRNVRRILFGNKDGSGSALQEIFIGRGVVLESALNTANLEEPVAGFLLNRMVDYLVDYQPAGTAANLVVVGEGPFETWAKTLGASVQSELSASTIAAVDAQNATALAESKSDLIAHLEQGGTVWFSDVTPDTIELVREISGKPLRLTDPYFGQRFYCIKAPVSWARVGSPHEWVDYYDGILAPYPFEPNFSPLLAGIANLDLDWKGTAMFRQGIEIEGMNPVSASADHQVLISNWHIGSEPTDHLYGENLNGVRDLRQSSWFVNRDPVVMELSSRGGRILISQLDLQAGGKKAARLMQTLLTNLGVSFAGAVPAPADAVYDSNPRSDQLARFAVYDQQIDPVQRQFYGVPNPMPDYLKDTQIGAVSTEKVELPLMGFFGDSLTLGLAKPLAEKLDDVVQMDQPVVLHRSRSAGGILKKNIGDKKYARVVFSIGEIDAGVETTDAEFTAHLEAILKVLSEHSQKVSWVPAPSAYGKGENAPRARELNQIATEFFDGKDVYMLPFVYADQTDLPSGYFSGFSTKFQPEEAKVLADRLGEGVISFGAQ; encoded by the coding sequence ATGAAATTTTTAATTGTAGTCATGTTGTTGCTCACGGGAGTGCTTTCCGTGGAAGCTAAATCGCAGTTTTCAGAGTCGTTGCGCTCCGAGGTTTGCCTCAACGGAACGTGGAAACTGCAGGTGGATGGCATTGAGCAGCCAGCCGATGTTCGGGTGCCGAGTTCGTATGCCGGACAGGATCAACTGTGGGGCCATGGTCATTGGGATGTCTGGGGTTATCCGACGGCGTGGTATGATCGAGCCGCGGTGTATCGCAAAACATTCCTGATTCCGGAGAATCTGGGCAATCAGCGGGTGCTGATTCATTTTGGCGGGGTGCGGCATGTCGTAACGGTCGAGGTGAACGGAAAAGAAGCCGGACGCTGGAGCGACTCCTATATTCCGTTTGCATTCGACATTACGGATCTGGTTCACGCTGGTGAAAACAGCATGCAGGTTCATATTGCAAAAGACAAAACCTGCGGATTGTTTGAGGACTACAACCAAAACCGTCGCGGCATCTATCAAGATGTCCACCTCCAGTTTGTGCCGGAAGTCCGTGTGACGCCCGACATATATATTCAAACATCGGTCATCAATCAGGAGATGACGTGTGAAGTTCCGGTGCGTAATGACAGCGAGGTTCCGCAAACCTTCGGCCTGCGATTCAAGGTGATTGATGCCAACGGAACGGTAGTAAAAAACTGGTCGGCTAAAGAAAGTATGACGGTGGCCCCTGGCGCAGTCGAAACGATGACAGTTTCCGAACCGTGGGAAAATCCGCACTTATGGTCGCTGGATGATCCGAATCTCTATCACCTCGAGACCGAAGTGGTAAACGCAGACAAGCACGTATTAGACCGATATAGTCTGCGCTTTGGCTTCCGTGAAATCACTTGGGAGGGGCCCCATCTGTTCTTGAACGGTAACGAGATTTTTCTGCGCGGGCACGGTGGACATGAGCTCGGTGATTTGCAGCACAGTAAGGAATATGCCGAATTGTGGATCAAGCAGTTGAAGGATCAGGGCATGGAGCTGATGCGCTTGCATGATTATCCACGCGATGACGCGTTGTATGATGCGGCGGATGAAATGGGCTTTTTGTTTCTCTCCGAAACGGCGCACCATTTCCGCCTGCCGCCGATGGAGTTGCAGATGGCGCACACGGAACGGATGGTTAAGCGCTTGCGCAACCGCCCGTCGGTCCTGATGTGGTCGGTGGCCAACGAGCTGCACTGGCGAAATTTTGAGGAGCCGGTTCATTTGATTGAGCTCTGCCGTAAACTGGATCCGACGCGTCCGGCGTTTAACAGCGACTTCAGCGCTTACAGCCTGCATGGCGATGTGATTGCCCATCATTATAAAGCCGAAGAAATTTGGAATGACTGGGAAAAATACGGCCCGGACAAAGTGATGGTCTGGGACGAGATCGGCAATGTCTGGCAGCACGACCGCCCGTTGAAAACCGGTCCAGCCGGATTCGAGATCAGTTCTCAGGATGTCGCGACTGGGATCTGGCGCGACGGTTGGGAGCAAATGCGTAGCGATATTGAAGTGTTTGCCAACGGCAAAGAAATGAACGGTGAATTGTATCGGGTGAACGCCTACATTCCTTGGGAATTCAGCTATGTGTTTTACCGGTTCCAGCCGTTGAACAACTTTCAGCGCTTCTATCCTGAATATGATGATATTGAAGGTGAAAAGGGCATGAAACCGCTCTTCATCAATCCGTGTTCAACCACTCATAATCTGTGGGACCCAACCCTGCCCGAGTTTCAGCCGAACGCCGCACTTTATTGCTTTAACGAATATCTGGCTCGTGTTCGTTTTCCTGATGATTCGAAGGAACGCACCTTCTTCTCCGGTCAGACACTGAAGCAGAATGGACGTCTGTTTTATGAAGATTATCGCCCAGCGGATCAGGTTGAATTCCGAGTCGAAACCCCTGAAGGCAAGGTGCTGAACGCTGTGACGCGAAATGTCTCGCTCGCGGCGGGGGAATACGTTCCGGAATTTGCATCGGCGTGGAAACTGCCCGTCGTGGATACGATGACTCCGCTTCGGTTAGTTCGTCAGTTCTCATACCAAGGGGAAGTCGGATATCGCAAAGTGAGCGAGGCAAAAGTTTTCCCGACATTTCAGTCGGTGGATCTGACCCTTCGTAAAATTGCCGTCGTTGGAACCGGCCTGCAGCGGATGTTCGGCGGTGCGGGCGTTCCGGTGGCGGACGCTGAAGTAATCATTGCCGAGTCGATGAATTCGGCTTGGGAGACGCTCGTTGCCAAGGGTGTGCGGGTGTTGGTACTGTCGGCGGGTGACATCGCCGCGGGGAAGCAACTCAGCCACCACAGCATGGTTCCGAAAGCGAAACAGCAAGGATTCACTGGTCCGGTTGAAAACGTCGCGCTCGCGGATGGATCGACCTTAGCGTTCGGAACGCCTGGAAAAGAGCGTTCCACCATAACCGGCCGAAGCTTTAACGTCGACCAGCCCGTTTCGGGGGCGTGGGCGACGTTCAATCTGGATGCTAGCTTCGATTTTTCTGAAACCGGATTAATTCAGTTGGACTATACCATATGGTTGCGTCCCGGAGAGGACGGATTAGCCAAATCGTTTGCCAGAGCCGGCGGTGCACCGTTCTTTCGTAAAACCATTCGGCCCATGCTGTCTGATTCCTCCGGCCGCTGGTTTGTCAGCGGGGAAAACGATGCGGGCGAACTGACGCGGGATTTTCCTGCGGCCTTTAGAGGCTCGGTGGCGTTTGACGCCTTGCGCCTTTCGTGGGAACCGGTTCGCTTGGAGTCCGGGGCCGTGGTGACGACCGGCGAAAAGATCGCTCCCGACTTTAGGACGGTTTCGGCCATCGGCTTTGTATTCGAAGAAACGAATCCGGGTGCTCCCGTGCAGTTTACTTCCATCAGCCTGCGGGGCGGAGCCAAAGCGGATGCAAGCATTCAACCGGGGTCGGTCACTCATCGTCTGGTCGCCGGACTTGGGCAGGAAGATTTTGCATTCTGGCGCGGAGGAAGCGCGACACGTAACATGACGGTTCCACCTGGCCGGAATGTCCGCCGGATTCTCTTTGGTAACAAAGATGGATCGGGATCCGCTCTGCAGGAGATCTTTATTGGTCGAGGCGTTGTGCTCGAGAGCGCGCTGAATACCGCCAACCTAGAGGAGCCAGTGGCCGGCTTTCTGCTCAATCGCATGGTTGATTATCTCGTCGATTATCAACCCGCCGGAACCGCCGCGAACTTAGTGGTGGTCGGTGAAGGTCCGTTTGAGACATGGGCTAAAACATTGGGTGCGAGTGTGCAGTCCGAGCTTTCTGCATCGACGATTGCCGCCGTGGATGCGCAAAACGCAACCGCACTTGCGGAGTCCAAGAGCGATCTGATCGCCCATCTCGAACAGGGCGGAACGGTTTGGTTCTCAGACGTTACCCCCGATACGATCGAGCTCGTTCGTGAAATTAGCGGCAAGCCATTGCGTTTAACTGATCCTTATTTCGGGCAACGCTTTTACTGCATTAAAGCGCCCGTTTCATGGGCGCGGGTTGGTTCACCGCACGAGTGGGTCGACTATTATGACGGTATTCTGGCCCCGTATCCGTTCGAACCGAACTTCAGCCCGCTGCTGGCGGGTATCGCTAACCTCGACCTCGACTGGAAAGGGACAGCTATGTTCCGTCAAGGCATTGAAATCGAAGGCATGAATCCGGTTTCGGCTTCCGCAGATCATCAGGTTTTGATCAGCAACTGGCATATCGGCTCCGAGCCAACGGACCACCTGTATGGTGAAAACCTTAATGGAGTCCGTGACCTGCGCCAGAGCAGCTGGTTTGTTAATCGTGACCCGGTTGTGATGGAATTGTCTTCCCGAGGCGGCCGCATCCTGATTTCTCAGCTCGACTTGCAAGCGGGTGGTAAAAAGGCGGCACGTCTCATGCAAACCTTGCTGACCAACCTGGGTGTCTCGTTTGCCGGGGCGGTTCCAGCTCCGGCGGATGCGGTATATGATTCCAACCCTCGGAGCGATCAGCTGGCTCGGTTTGCGGTTTACGACCAGCAGATCGATCCGGTTCAGCGTCAGTTTTATGGGGTGCCAAATCCTATGCCGGATTATTTGAAAGATACCCAGATTGGCGCAGTGTCGACCGAAAAGGTCGAACTGCCACTGATGGGCTTCTTCGGCGATTCGCTGACGTTGGGCCTTGCCAAGCCATTGGCGGAAAAGCTGGATGATGTTGTGCAGATGGATCAACCAGTTGTGCTGCATCGCAGTCGCTCCGCCGGCGGGATACTGAAAAAGAACATAGGCGATAAAAAGTATGCGCGTGTCGTGTTCTCGATCGGCGAAATCGATGCGGGGGTGGAAACCACGGATGCTGAATTTACCGCCCATCTAGAAGCGATTTTGAAGGTGCTCTCAGAACATTCGCAGAAGGTGTCCTGGGTGCCCGCTCCGTCTGCGTATGGAAAGGGTGAAAACGCTCCCCGCGCCCGCGAGCTCAATCAGATCGCCACCGAGTTTTTCGACGGGAAAGATGTTTACATGCTGCCCTTCGTGTATGCGGATCAAACGGATCTGCCTTCCGGTTACTTCTCCGGCTTCAGCACGAAGTTCCAGCCGGAAGAGGCAAAGGTTTTGGCGGATCGATTGGGCGAAGGCGTCATTTCCTTCGGAGCTCAGTAG